One stretch of Ornithinimicrobium ciconiae DNA includes these proteins:
- a CDS encoding ABC transporter ATP-binding protein yields MTQTTTTTPVWRGATLAASAIDLTKTYGHGETAVRALDGVSVGIEAGRFTAIMGPSGSGKSTLMHLLAGLDTPTSGRVFLGDAELTRLTDTALTKLRRSRVGFVFQAFNLLPTLTAEQNIRLPLQLAGSQGDPAWLRQVVSGLGLEDRLSHRPGELSGGQQQRVALARALVTRPEVVFADEPTGALDSTTGAEVLALLRRSVDEWGQSVVMVTHDPVAAGYADRVLMLSDGQVAGEILEPTAEKVLEQIARLGSR; encoded by the coding sequence ATGACACAGACGACAACAACGACACCGGTCTGGCGGGGCGCGACGCTGGCTGCCAGCGCCATCGACCTGACCAAGACCTATGGCCACGGAGAGACCGCGGTGCGTGCCCTCGACGGGGTCTCCGTCGGCATCGAGGCGGGCCGGTTCACTGCGATCATGGGCCCCAGCGGCTCCGGCAAGTCCACGCTGATGCACCTGCTGGCCGGGTTAGACACCCCCACCAGCGGACGGGTCTTCCTGGGAGATGCCGAGCTGACCCGGCTGACCGACACGGCGCTGACCAAGCTGCGGCGCTCGCGGGTCGGCTTCGTCTTTCAGGCCTTCAACTTGCTGCCCACCCTGACCGCGGAGCAGAACATCCGCCTGCCGCTGCAGCTCGCCGGGTCGCAGGGGGACCCGGCGTGGCTGCGGCAGGTGGTGAGCGGGCTGGGCCTGGAGGACCGGCTCAGCCACCGACCGGGGGAGCTGTCCGGTGGCCAGCAGCAGCGGGTGGCGCTCGCGCGGGCCCTGGTCACCCGCCCCGAGGTCGTCTTCGCCGACGAGCCGACCGGCGCGCTGGACTCCACCACCGGCGCCGAGGTGCTCGCCCTGCTGCGCCGCAGCGTCGACGAGTGGGGCCAGTCCGTCGTGATGGTCACCCACGACCCGGTCGCCGCGGGGTATGCCGATCGTGTCCTCATGCTGTCCGACGGCCAGGTTGCCGGTGAGATCCTCGAGCCGACGGCCGAGAAGGTGCTGGAGCAGATCGCCCGGCTGGGGTCCCGATGA
- a CDS encoding response regulator transcription factor yields MSAVQPGEEDTGPIRLFLVDDQELVRAGFRMVLDAQEDMTVVGEAGDGVAALAAVPQVAPDVVLMDIRMPRMDGVEATRRLSAAGELPKVLVLTTFDLDDYAFAALKAGASGFLLKDAGPAELLTAIRAVHGGDAVVAPSTTRRMLDHVIPHLPSAAGAVDAAQARLAPLTDREREVLVAVARGLSNSEIAAELFLAEATVKTHIGRILHKLGLRDRVHMVITAYETGLV; encoded by the coding sequence GTGAGTGCAGTGCAGCCTGGTGAGGAGGACACCGGACCGATCCGGTTGTTCCTCGTCGATGACCAGGAGCTGGTGCGGGCCGGTTTTCGGATGGTGCTGGACGCCCAGGAGGACATGACGGTGGTCGGGGAGGCCGGGGACGGGGTTGCGGCCCTGGCCGCGGTGCCCCAGGTGGCCCCGGACGTGGTGCTGATGGACATCCGGATGCCGCGGATGGACGGCGTCGAGGCGACCCGTCGGTTGTCGGCCGCCGGTGAGCTGCCCAAGGTGCTGGTGCTGACCACCTTTGACCTGGATGACTATGCGTTTGCCGCGCTCAAGGCCGGTGCCTCCGGGTTCCTGCTCAAGGACGCCGGGCCGGCCGAGCTGCTGACCGCGATCCGCGCCGTCCACGGCGGGGACGCGGTCGTGGCCCCGAGCACGACCCGGCGGATGCTGGACCATGTCATCCCGCACCTGCCCAGCGCTGCCGGTGCGGTTGACGCGGCGCAGGCCCGCCTCGCCCCGCTCACCGACCGGGAGCGCGAGGTCCTGGTGGCGGTGGCCCGCGGGCTGAGCAACAGCGAGATCGCTGCGGAACTGTTCCTCGCCGAGGCCACCGTCAAGACCCACATCGGTCGGATCCTGCACAAGCTCGGTCTGCGCGACCGGGTCCACATGGTGATCACCGCCTACGAGACCGGCCTGGTCTGA
- a CDS encoding sensor histidine kinase produces the protein MSVLRRGRTWLQESAFEVDVVLAVLAWLACVVLEGRSGAVLVLTTVQVLPLAWRRVQPFAAALVMATACLLQLMVYSGPMLANVGVLAITYATAAYATRRWQGQVVLAIGLAGGLLGAGAWMSDYATSISRSWLIEVVPTLIFMWMSVGVAWVLGDAVRRRRAVLSRLREQNEALARDQAQRSALAAQGERAAIAREMHDIVAHSLSVVVVQADGGAYAARLALGRGSEADPEALERAAQTLETLATTAREALTDTRRLVGVLRDSNGAAVEYAPTQGLADVEELVQRVRDSGVPVALAVRGDVASLPRELDLAAYRVVQESLTNVLKHAGAGASVTVDVLRTPAVLLLRITDDGQTPWAEGIVHDGLGNGIVGMRERMAVLGGTLHAGPRPGGGFEVVASGPVEEGARDEVATGGGRSRQ, from the coding sequence GTGAGTGTGCTCAGGCGTGGCCGGACGTGGCTGCAGGAGTCCGCCTTCGAGGTGGACGTGGTCCTGGCCGTGCTGGCGTGGCTGGCCTGCGTCGTCCTGGAGGGCCGCTCCGGCGCCGTGCTGGTGCTGACGACGGTCCAGGTGCTGCCGCTCGCCTGGCGTCGGGTGCAGCCGTTCGCTGCTGCCCTGGTCATGGCCACCGCCTGTCTCCTGCAGCTGATGGTCTACAGCGGTCCGATGCTGGCCAACGTGGGGGTGCTCGCCATCACCTATGCCACCGCGGCCTACGCCACGAGGCGGTGGCAGGGCCAGGTGGTCCTGGCGATAGGTCTGGCGGGTGGACTGCTGGGCGCCGGAGCCTGGATGAGCGACTACGCGACGTCCATCTCCCGCAGCTGGCTGATCGAGGTCGTGCCCACCCTCATCTTCATGTGGATGTCCGTGGGGGTCGCCTGGGTGCTCGGCGACGCGGTCCGCAGGCGACGGGCCGTGCTGTCCCGGCTGCGCGAGCAGAACGAGGCGCTCGCCCGTGACCAGGCGCAACGCTCCGCACTCGCCGCACAGGGGGAACGCGCGGCGATCGCCCGGGAGATGCACGACATCGTGGCCCACTCGCTGTCCGTCGTCGTGGTGCAGGCGGACGGGGGAGCGTATGCCGCGCGCCTCGCCCTGGGGCGTGGCTCGGAGGCAGACCCCGAGGCGCTGGAGCGCGCGGCGCAGACCCTGGAGACGCTCGCCACCACGGCACGCGAAGCCCTCACCGACACCCGGCGGCTGGTCGGCGTGCTGCGCGACAGCAACGGCGCAGCGGTGGAGTATGCACCCACGCAGGGGCTCGCGGACGTCGAGGAGCTGGTGCAGCGCGTGCGCGACTCCGGGGTGCCGGTCGCCCTGGCGGTGCGCGGCGACGTGGCGAGCTTGCCCAGGGAGCTGGACCTCGCGGCATACCGCGTCGTGCAGGAGTCGTTGACCAACGTGCTCAAGCACGCCGGAGCGGGCGCGAGCGTGACCGTCGACGTCCTGCGGACCCCGGCCGTCCTGCTGCTGCGGATCACCGACGACGGGCAGACCCCCTGGGCGGAGGGCATCGTGCACGACGGGCTGGGCAACGGCATCGTCGGCATGCGTGAGCGGATGGCGGTGCTGGGCGGGACGCTGCACGCCGGACCGCGTCCCGGGGGTGGCTTCGAGGTGGTGGCCTCGGGGCCGGTCGAGGAGGGTGCCCGTGATGAGGTGGCCACCGGTGGCGGAAGGAGTCGGCAGTGA
- a CDS encoding winged helix DNA-binding domain-containing protein, whose protein sequence is MAERLVTDAERRARIGRRHALAPGHRVDSPEAVVAAMTVLQATEAPSVYLSVGARTEGVTVTDIDRALYDDRSVVKQLAMRRTLFVFPRDLLPAAWGAPSARVAAAERSKMVRNVVGDGRAQDGDLWLEQVGAQVEDLLATSGTLSAKEIREALPILEGKVTISATSPWGGAVPIAPRVLTLLGASGQIVRGRNAGHWRINRPAWTLMGTWLGEHPDPLPAREGYAELVQRWLQTFGPGTEADLVWWLGSTKTAVRHALADVGAVQVDLEGGGPGWVLPDDVEPEPEAAPWAALLPTLDPTTMGWRDRDFYLDPGHTPYLFDSNGNGGTTAWWDGRIVGCWVQDADGVVVPVLQEDVGAEGAAAIAREAARLTTWLSGHVISSVYASWQMKQARLP, encoded by the coding sequence ATGGCCGAACGACTCGTCACCGACGCTGAGCGACGGGCGCGGATCGGGCGGCGGCACGCCCTGGCTCCGGGGCACCGGGTGGACTCCCCCGAGGCGGTCGTCGCGGCGATGACGGTGCTGCAGGCGACCGAGGCGCCGTCGGTCTACCTGTCGGTCGGCGCACGCACCGAGGGCGTCACGGTGACGGACATCGACCGGGCGCTCTATGACGACCGCTCCGTCGTCAAACAGCTCGCGATGCGCCGCACCCTGTTCGTCTTCCCTCGGGATCTGCTGCCCGCTGCCTGGGGCGCACCGTCGGCACGCGTGGCAGCCGCCGAGCGTTCCAAGATGGTCCGCAACGTCGTGGGCGATGGTCGCGCCCAGGATGGTGACCTGTGGCTGGAGCAGGTCGGCGCCCAGGTCGAGGACCTCCTGGCGACCTCGGGGACGCTGTCGGCCAAGGAGATCCGGGAGGCGCTGCCCATCCTGGAGGGCAAGGTCACGATCTCGGCGACCAGCCCGTGGGGTGGGGCCGTGCCGATCGCCCCGCGGGTGCTCACGCTCCTCGGAGCCTCCGGGCAGATCGTGCGCGGCCGCAATGCCGGGCACTGGAGGATCAACCGTCCGGCCTGGACCCTGATGGGCACCTGGCTGGGGGAGCACCCTGACCCGCTGCCTGCCCGGGAGGGTTATGCCGAGCTCGTGCAGCGCTGGCTGCAGACCTTCGGCCCGGGCACGGAGGCCGACCTGGTCTGGTGGCTGGGCTCGACCAAGACCGCCGTGCGTCACGCTCTCGCTGACGTCGGTGCCGTGCAGGTCGACCTGGAGGGCGGCGGGCCCGGCTGGGTGCTGCCGGACGATGTCGAGCCCGAGCCGGAGGCGGCTCCGTGGGCCGCGCTGCTGCCCACCCTCGACCCGACCACCATGGGCTGGCGCGACCGGGACTTCTACCTCGACCCTGGCCACACGCCATACCTCTTCGACAGCAACGGCAACGGTGGCACCACCGCCTGGTGGGACGGGCGCATCGTCGGCTGCTGGGTGCAGGACGCCGACGGCGTGGTGGTGCCGGTCCTGCAGGAGGACGTCGGCGCGGAGGGAGCCGCCGCGATCGCCCGGGAGGCGGCCCGGCTGACGACCTGGTTGTCGGGCCATGTCATCAGCAGTGTCTACGCGTCGTGGCAGATGAAGCAGGCCCGACTCCCCTGA